From the genome of Argentina anserina chromosome 4, drPotAnse1.1, whole genome shotgun sequence, one region includes:
- the LOC126791602 gene encoding dirigent protein 18-like, whose product MFKQTISSLFLILLLANVHTTLSVNPAADGKEPVLELYMHDILGGSIPTARPITGLLGSIYSSQVPFAKPIGFTVPSDGVAVPNANGAIPTVNGATGLPLGTGLSGTAFAGNPNDHNQNGIATQLAADGLGLGFGTITVIDDILTSSPDLGSQTLGKAQGIYIASSADGSRQLMAFTAMMEGGEYNDNLNFFGVYKIGSTMSQLSVTGGTGKFKNANGIAELRPLIPPGQHATDGAETLLRVTVHLNY is encoded by the coding sequence ATGTTCAAGCAGACAATTTCATCTCTTTTCCTTATACTGCTACTTGCGAATGTGCACACAACATTATCAGTTAATCCCGCAGCAGACGGCAAAGAACCGGTTCTTGAATTGTACATGCACGACATTCTTGGCGGCAGTATCCCTACAGCTAGGCCGATCACAGGCTTGCTCGGTAGCATCTACAGTAGTCAAGTCCCCTTCGCCAAGCCAATAGGATTCACTGTTCCAAGTGATGGGGTGGCTGTCCCAAATGCTAATGGAGCCATTCCAACTGTAAATGGCGCCACAGGTCTCCCACTAGGAACTGGCCTATCTGGTACGGCTTTTGCAGGAAACCCTAATGATCATAATCAGAATGGCATCGCAACCCAGCTAGCAGCAGATGGATTGGGACTGGGATTTGGGACAATCACTGTCATAGACGATATACTGACCTCGAGCCCCGATTTGGGATCACAAACACTTGGTAAAGCTCAAGGAATTTATATTGCAAGTTCTGCAGACGGATCACGACAGCTGATGGCCTTTACAGCTATGATGGAAGGAGGGGAATACAATGACAACCTCAACTTCTTCGGGGTGTACAAGATTGGAAGTACCATGTCACAGTTGTCCGTGACTGGTGGCACAGGTAAGTTTAAGAATGCAAATGGAATCGCAGAGTTGCGACCCCTGATTCCTCCAGGCCAACATGCAACAGATGGTGCAGAAACGTTGCTGAGGGTTACTGTGCACTTGAACTATTGA